From Bradyrhizobium sp. sBnM-33:
AGCGATCGGGCGCCGAGCATGTCGCGCAACCGGTCGGCGACCGGCTGGTCGGCCGGTGCGACGGTGCTGACTTTCACCGGCTCCTTGGCAGGTTCGGCGGCGGGCGCGGTAGCTGTCGCAGCTGGAGGTGTGGTTGTTGCGGCGTCGCTTGGATTGGCCGCGGGCGCGGTGACGTTCTCCGTCGGCTTGATATCCGTCTTGGGTTCAGCCGCTTTCGGGGCGGTCCCCGGTTCGGCCGGCTTCTCTGTGGCTTTGGCCGCATCGGGCACCGCGCCGGTCGAGTCCATCTTGAAATCCCCGATGGTCGGAGGCGGGACGTTGGCCGGTTCGGGACGGGGGACTGCTGCGTCGATCGCGAGCTCGGCAGCGCTGGTGCGCGGCGTCGTCGACTGGGCCGCCAGCGCTGAGGTCGCTGACACCGTGAGGAAGGTTGCCGCGACGGCCATCAGCACGCGGTCAAATCCTGCACGATTCATCGAACAGTCACGCATCGTCACACCCCCTTGGGCGAAACTGCCCCGTCATGGAACAGTCGTTGGCATCGTTCATAGCTTGCGCGGGAAAGCGCCGGCCTGGATCGGTTTCTCTGTCGTACGCCTGCACGCCACGATTCAACGCAGACGATACATGTGCCCCTTTCATGCAGCCAGCGCCATGCGGGACAACTCACGACAAACTGACCTCAAACTACCCGTTTGCATTCGAGTAGCGCGGTTTTGCCACGCTCCCCACCATTTGTCTGTCACCGCCAAGCCACGGTTCAAAAGCTTCCGAATGGTCGATGTCGTTGGTTCGCCACGATCTTTGCCATGCGGGCGCCATAATCGCGCGGGGCGACCGCTCGCTCAGTTCGCGCCTCAGTTTGCGTCCTGCGCGCCGCCTTCGGCCGAGCCGCTGGCGGCAGCTTCATCGAGCTTACGATAGAGTGTGGAACGACCGATCTTGAGCCGGCGCGCGACTTCCGACATCTGGCCGCGATAATGCGAGATCGCGAAACGGATGATTTCGTTTTCCATGTCTTCGAGCGGCCGCACCTCGCCGGTGGTGGTCAGCATCGAAAGGCTGCCGGCAGTGGCGAGGGGGGCAATTGGTATTTCGCTACCCGATACCATTGCAGGCGCCGTCGACGGCGCGACGACCAACGGTTCGCTGGGCGCTAACTGGCCGTCCGGCACGGCATGGCCAATAGCCTGCGGGAAATCAGACAGGCCGAGTTGATCGCTCTCGCTCATGACGACGGCGCGGTACACCGTGTTTTCGAGCTGGCGGATGTTGCCGGGCCAATCAAGCTGCGCGAGATGGGCTACGGCCTCGCCGTTGATGCCGGTGATGGTGCGGTTCTCCTCGGCGGCAAAACGCGCCAGGAAATGCCGCAACAGATGCGGGATGTCTTCGCGCCGCATCCGCAGCGGTGGGATGGTCACCGGCAGCACGTGCAGCCGGTAGAACAGGTCCTCGCGGAACGCGCCGCTCTTCACGAGGTCGAGCAGCTTGCGGTTGGTCGCGGAAATGATGCGGACGTCGACCTTCACCGGCTTGCGGCCCCCGACCGCCTCGACGGTTCCTTCCTGCAGCGCGCGCAAAAGCTTTACCTGCGCCGCGAGCGGGAGCTCGCCGACCTCGTCGAGAAACAACGTGCCGCCGGAAGCTTCGACGAACTTGCCCATGTGCCGTTCGGTGGCGCCGGTGAACGCGCCCTTCTCGTGACCGAACAGGATCGATTCCACGAGATTGTCGGGAATGGCGCCGCAATTGACAGCGACGAAGGGTTTTGCCTTGCGTTCACCGGAACCGTGAATGGCGCGAGCGAACAATTCCTTGCCAACGCCGGACTCGCCCTCGATCAGAACAGGAATGCTGGAAGCTGCCGCCTTCTGCGCGGTGCGCAGCACGGCTGCCATGGTTTCGCTGCGCGTGATGATGTCGGCAAAGGTCAGCCGTCCCTCGCGGCTATGACGGATGCGCTGCAGTTCGCCTTTGAGTGCCGAGGTGTTGAGCGCGTTGCGCAGCGACACCTGCAGCCGCTCGAAGCCAACCGGCTTGACCACGAAATCCTGCGCGCCGGCGCGCATCGCCGAAACCACGTTGTCGATGCCGCCATGCGCGGTCTGCACGACGACGGGGATGCTCAGGCCTGCTTCACGCATTTTTGCGAGCACGCCGAGCCCATCGAGGCCGGGCATGACGAGGTCGAGCACGACCGCGTCAATCGCCTGCGCATCCGGAGCCGTCAGCAAGGCCACGGCCGCATCGCCGCTGTCGACGACAAGGGGCTCATAGCCGCACTTCTGCACCATGTTCTCAACCAAACGGCGCTGCACGGCGTCGTCGTCGGCAATCAAAATGGTGGCAGCCATGGCTCTCCCCGCACGCTACTGTATTGTACCGAATCGGGGCAATTTCGCCGATGCCGATTAACGTTCTCTTAAACGTTGAAAACGGCCTTGTTGAGAAGCGGCTAGACGTTGAGGTGCGGCCACACCTCGAGCGCGCCGCGATAGCACATGTCGAGAGCCACATAGAGTATGATGGCGAGGCCGACATAGGCGATCCAGCGCTGCTTTTCCAATAGCCGCGCGATGAAGTTGGCGGCGAGCCCCATCAGCGCAATGGAAAGCGCCAAGCCGAAGATCAGAATCATCGGATGCTCGCGCGCTGCGCCCGCGACGGCGAGCACGTTGTCGAGCGACATCGACACGTCGGCGAGCGTGATCTGCCAGATCGCCTGGCCAAGCGTCTTTTGATGACCCGCTGGGGCTGGTGCCTCGACCGTCCCGGCAGCCGACAGATCATTCAATTTCGGCTCATGATGATGCGATGAACGCAACTCGCGCCACATCTTCCAGCAGACCCAAAGCAGGAGAATGCCGCCGGCGAGCAGCAATCCAATGATCTGCAGCAATTGGACGGTGATGGAGGCGAAGCCGATCCGCAGCGCCGTGGCGGCCAATATGCCTATCACGATCGCCTTCCTGCGCTGGGGATCGGGCAGTCCAGCGGCTGCAAGCCCGATGACGATCGCATTGTCGCCGGCGAGCACCAGATCGATCATCACGACCTGGAAAAACGCTGTCAGGGCTTCTGAGGAGATCATTTCAAGCATGCGGGCCACTCCGTGAATTGGTCCAATCCGACATCGCAGTTCGCTTGAACTGCCAGAGGGGCCCGGGCTTGGACGCGCGTAAAAAACGTCGCAGTCAAACTGCGCAGATTCTTCTCGTTACTCTGGTTGATGCGACAGGGTGAAAAGTTTGATCATCTGGTCCGGCTCGATCAGAACCGAGAGGACGACGCCGATGAACGTCAGGCTGCCGGCGAGCTCGAACGACATGATGCGGTAGCGATCGCGCCGGCAGAGCAGCGCGAAGCCCGCCGTCACAGCAGCAACCGCAAACAGCAGGGTGACGATCGCGGGCGCCAGCGCATCCGCCGGCACTACGTTCCGGATACCGAACGTCGCAATCAGCACCACGATCAGAATGCCGGCAAACAACTCCTTGCCACGAGCCGCAGGTGCTGGGTCATTCGTTCGGGCAATCTGACTGCAGTCCAAAAAGGCCATCGGAATCTTATTCGCGAGCTGAGATTGTGGTAGGGAACTTCACCGATCCCGGTATTCAGTTGACTAGTTTAGTAATCATGAAACGAGGAAAACAGCAAGGCGGTTTCGCTGAACGGCTGCCGGGCAAGGCTGTGCCGGAAGCCAAGCAGTTGCGGAAATTGGCCGGGGGATTGGCTGAAGTAGCGAAGGGCGGATGCCGAATTGTCGCAGGCGGACCCTCGCTGCTCGCCTCAGCCTGAAATATTACACGTTCATCTCACAGGTCGAAAACGGGTTGAGCCCCGTTCCAACTGAAATTATGGGGGCGTGGGCCAGCGAATTGGGTCTTGAACCGGCCGCCTTCGCGAGGCATCTGTTAAGGTATTACGAACCGGAATTGCACCGGCTGCTGTTCGGAGCGGAAAGCACATGAGCGTGGTTGCGTTCGAGCGCAAAGAGAATGCGGGCGAGTGGAGCGAGCGAGAGCTCAGCACCATTGTCGCGGCTCTGGATGCAGCGCTTACGCCGGGCACCGGACGCCAATGGGAAACCGGCATGACGGAGAAGCGCGATCCCCAGTTCTACCTGTTGGGACGGCTTCCGGATCAGGCTTGCGAGTTGTCCGTGTCGCGGATCGGCGGACGGTATATTCTCGAGGATGGATTGGGGCGGCTGCTCTTCGAGCACCGAAATCTCGATCTGGTCGTTCTGCACGCGCGCGGCAGTCCCGAGCACGTCGTGGCTTATGGTACGCGTGATCGTGTTGTGGTGCGCGATCCGTAGCGTGATGCACGAAAGGATCGAGCCGATGCTCACCGAAAGCGAGGAGTTGCTTGTCCAATTGGCACCGCAGCTTTCGGCTTTCGCCTGATCCCTCGCCCAGTTTCCTGATCACCTCTCAATTTTGAAAGTGTCATGAGCGCAAAACCTGCGACCTCCCGAGCCGTCAAGATGTCCCGTAAGCCCGCCAAGGGAAGCAAGGCGAGCGCAGCCAAAGCCAAAACCGGCAAATTGCCGGAATGGAACCTCGCCGATCTTTATTCCGGCATCGACGCGCCTGAAATCGCGCGCGACCTGCAGAAGATGGATACCGACTGCGTCGTGTTTGAAACAGACTACAAAGGCAAGCTGGCGGAAGGCCTCGCCCGCGACGACGGCGGTGTTTGGCTGGCGGAGGCGGTCAGGCGCTACGAGGCGATTGACGATTTGGCCGGCCGGCTCGGCTCCTATGCTGGCCTCGTTCATGCCGGCGACAGCGTCGATCCCGTGATTTCCAAATTCTACGGCGACGTCTCCGAGCGGCTGACGGCGGCCTCGCTGCACCTCTTGTTCTTCGCGCTCGAACTCAACCGCATCGAAGACGCCGTGATCGAACGCGCAATGCAGACACCTGAGCTCGGACATTACCGGCCGTGGATCGAGGATCTGCGCAAGGACAAGCCGTATCAGCTAGAGGATCGCGTCGAGCAGTTGTTTCACGAAAAATCCCAGAGCGGCTATGCCGCGTGGAATCGGCTGTTCGACCAGACCATCTCCGGCCTGCGTTTCAAGGTCGGGACCAAGGAGCTCGCGATCGAGCCGACGCTCAATCTGCTGCAGGACCGCGCGCCGGAAAAGCGCAAGGCCGCCGCGCAGGCGCTAGCGAAAACGTTCAAGGATAATGAGCGGACCTTTGCCCTCATCACCAACACGCTCGCCAAGGACAAGGAAATTTCCGATCGCTGGCGTGGTTTCCAGGACGTTGCGGATTCGCGCCACCTGAATAACCGCGTCGAACGCGAGGTCGTCGATGCGCTGGTCGGCTCGGTTCGCGCGGCCTATCCGCGGCTGTCGCACCGCTACTACAATCTGAAAGCTGGCTGGTTCAAAAAGAAGAAGCTGGCGCATTGGGACCGCAATGCGCCGCTGCCGTTCGCGGCGGCCGGCACGATCGCCTGGCCCGAGGCGCAGAAGATGGTGCTGACAGCCTATCGCGGCTTCTCCACCGAGATGGCGGCGATCGCGGAACGTTTCTTCACCGACCGCTGGATTGATGCGCCGGTGCGCCCGGGCAAGGTGCCGGGCGCGTTCTCACACCCGACCACGCCCTCCGCGCACCCTTACGTGCTTATGAACTACCAGGGCAAGCCGCGCGACGTGATGACGCTGGCGCATGAGCTCGGCCATGGCGTGCACCAGGTGCTGGCCGCGAAGAACGGCGCGCTGATGGCGCCGACGCCGCTCACGCTTGCCGAGACGGCAAGCGTGTTCGGCGAAATGCTCACCTTCAAGCGGCTATTGTCGCAGACCAAAAATGCCAAGCAGCGCCAGGCGCTGCTTGCCGGCAAGGTCGAGGACATGATCAATACCGTGGTGCGGCAGATCGCGTTCTATTCGTTCGAGCGCGCCTTGCACACCGAGCGCAAGAACGGCGAACTGACCGCCGAGCGCATCGGCCAGATCTGGCTCAGCGTGCAGGGTGAAAGCCTCGGGCCGGCCATCGACATCCGTCCGGGCTACGAGAATTTCTGGATGTACATTCCGCACTTCATCCATTCGCCGTTCTACGTCTACGCCTATGCGTTCGGCGATTGCCTGGTGAACTCGCTTTACGCGGTCTACGAGAACGCTTCCGAAGGCTTTGCCGAGCGCTATCTCGCCATGCTCGCAGCCGGCGGCACCAAGCATTATTCCGAACTGCTCAAGCCGTTCGGGCTCGATGCTGAGGATCCCAAATTCTGGGACGGCGGGCTGTCGGTCATCGCAGGCATGATCGACGAACTGGAAGCGATGGGCTGACGGGGGTTCGGCCGCTGGCGTAAAACGGATTTGTGATGGGCGCGGACACAATTTCAGCCATCGTCGCCGGCCATGATGGTGGCGACAGGAGGGGAGTGCCCCATGATCGAAACCCCGACAAGGCGCGCGGTGCTTGGAGCGGGAGTCTTCGCGGCCGGTTCCCTGCTCACGGTCGACGCCAGCATTGCTGAGGCCCCGCTTGCCCTTACGCCCGAATGCCATGACGGCGACGCCGTGACAGTGGCGCAGACCGAAGGGCCGTTCTTCAAGCCGTCCTCGCCCGAGCGCGTCGAGCTGATTGAAGAAGGCATGGCCGGACAGCCGATCGAACTGGTCGGCTTCGTTCTTACCCGCGCCTGCAAACCGATCGCCGGAGCCTTGCTGGATTTTTGGCAGGCCGACGACAAGGGCCGATATGACAATTCCGGTTTTCGCCTGCGCGGTCACCAGTTCTCGGATGCGGAAGGGCGCTACCGGTTGCGCAGCGTCGTGCCCGGCGCCTATGTCGGCCGTACACGCCATATCCACGTAAAAGTGCAGCCGCGCGGCGGCCGCGTGCTGACCACCCAGCTCTATTTCCCGGGCGAATCGCTTAACCGCACCGACGGTCTGTTTCGCAAGGACTTGCTGATGCGAACGACAAAGAACGCGGGGTGGCTGGCCGGGCGGTTCGATTTCGTGGTCGGCTAGGGGCGGGCGGCCCAGCCTCCGGCCGAGCGCGGGTCCTGAAGCGGACGGCCGAAACCGACCCCGACCAAACGTCGGGATGTAAAACATTTGTTGAACGGAACGGCGGGCAATGTTATACGTTTTGTATAACGGAGCTCGCGCCATGAACGAACAATCGAAAGTTGCGCCCGATCCGCGCGGCCAAGTGATCGGGACCGTCGAAATCAAAAAGATTGGTAACTCCTCGGGGATCATCCTGCCGAAGGATGTGCTTGCTCGGATGCATGTCAGTGTCGGCGATAAGCTCTACGCGACTCTCACGCCCGATGGCGGTTTTCGGCTAACCCCCCATGACCCGGATTTCGAGAAGGCGATGGAAGTCGCCCGGCGCGGCATGAAGCGCTATCACAACGCGTTGGCTGAGCTTGCCAAATGATCGAGCCGTTCTGGCTCACCCGCCAGATGATCGTTGCAATTCACGACGAGCAACTCACGATCCACGGCGGTGCAAGTGGATTGCGCGACGAGGGCATGCTTGAATCTGCACTCGATCGACCGAAAAACAGGTTGGCTTACGAGAAGGCTGAACTGGCTGAGTTCGCTGCAGCATATGCGTTCGGCATCGCACGCAATCATCCGTTCGTTGACGGCAACAAGCGAACGTCGTTGCTGGCGCTCTACACCTTTCTGGGCGTCAACGGCATCGACTTCATTGTGCCCGAAGCGGAGGCGGCTGCCATCATCCTCTCCCTCGCCGCGGGCGAGGTCAGCGAAGAAAGCCTGGCCCGCTGGATCCGGGACAATTGGCCTTCCGAATGACCCGATAGGCAAGGGGGCCGTTGCCCTCCCAAACGCTTTGCGGTAATTGCACGCGAGAAACGCGGATTTTGACTGGGGATACCGATGGCAGACCATAACGAAGTGGCGTACACGACCGCTGAGGGCAACGACTATGCGGCCCATGAGCAGACCTATGAAGGGTTCATCATGCTGGTCAAATACGGCACCATCGCCGTGGTAATCATTGTCGCCCTGATGGGCTATTTCCTGACCTGACGCGTCGCTGACTGCACCGCCGGCCCCGGCGGTGGCCAGAAAATTCGCACGCATGCCGGTTGTGAAACCGGTATCCAACTAAGCGAAAAAGACGCTAGTTTGCTTGCGCGCGCCCGCCGCGCCGGGGAGGCCTCATGAAAATTGCCGTTGCCAAGGAAATCGATCCGTCCGAACCGCGGGTTGCCGCTTCCCCGGACACCGTCAAGAAATTCAAGGCGTTGGGCGCCGAAGTCGCGATCGAACCGGGCGCGGGCATCAAGTCGGGCCTGCCGGATTCCGAATTCACCGCCGTCGGCGCCACCGTCAGCGCGGACGCGTTGAAGGACGCCGACATCATCATCAAGGTGAAGCGGCCCGAGGCCAGCGAACTTGCGAAGTACAAGCGCGGCGCGCTCGTGATCGCCATCATGGACCCTTACGGCAATGAAGCGGCGCTGAAGACGATCGCCGAGGCCGGCGTCTCGGCGTTTGCGATGGAGTTGATGCCGCGCATTACGCGCGCGCAAGTCATGGACGTGCTGTCTTCGCAGGCGAATCTCGCCGGCTATCGCGCGGTGATCGAGGCGGCCGAGTCCTTTGGCCGCGCGTTCCCGATGATGATGACGGCGGCCGGCACCGTGCCCGCAGCCAAGGTGTTTGTGATGGGCGTCGGCGTTGCCGGCCTGCAGGCAATTGCGACCGCGCGCCGGCTCGGTGCCGTCGTTACTGCAACCGACGTGCGTCCGGCCACGAAAGAGCAGGTTGAATCGCTCGGCGCCAAATTCCTCGCGGTCGAGGACGAGGAATTCAAGAACGCCCAGACCGCCGGTGGCTACGCCAAGGAAATGTCGAAAGAATATCAGGCAAAGCAGGCCGCACTCACCGCCGAGCACGTCAAGAAGCAGGACATCGTGATCACGACCGCGCTGATCCCGGGCCGCCCCGCGCCAATGCTCGTCAGCGCCGAGATGGTCAAATCGATGAAGCCTGGTTCAGTGCTGGTCGATCTCGCCGTCGAGCGCGGCGGCAACGTCGAAGGCGCGAAGGCGGGCGAGGTCGTAGATGTCGATGGCATCAAGATCGTCGGCTACACCAATGTCGCCGGCCGCGTGGCGCAATCGGCCTCGAGCCTTTACGCCCGCAACCTGTTCTCGTTCATCGAGACGCTGGTCGACAAGGCGAACAAGGCGCTCGCGGTCAATTGGGAAGACGAACTGGTGAAAGCCACCGCACTGACCAAGGATGGCTCCGTCATCCATCCGAACTTCCAGCCGAAAGCCTAAGGAGAGAAGCCATGGAGCATGTCGCCCAAGTCGTCGACCCCTTCGTATTTCGGCTATCGATTTTCGTCCTCGCCGTCTTCGTCGGCTACTTCGTGGTCTGGTCGGTGACGCCGGCGCTGCATACGCCTTTGATGTCGGTGACGAATGCGATCTCCTCCGTGATCGTAGTCGGTGCGCTGCTCGCGGTCGGCGTGCCGATGATCTCGAGCGGCAGCGGCTGGGCACGCGGCTTCGGCTTCGTCGCGCTGATCTTTGCCTGCGTGAATATCTTCGGCGGCTTCCTTGTCACCCAGCGCATGCTGGCGATGTACAAGAAGAAGGCCAAGTGAAATGACGGCGTGCACCTCGCGGGTGACGAAGACAATGGGGACCTGAGATGAACGCCAATCTGGCTGCACTGCTGTATCTCGTGGCGGGCGTGCTCTTCATCCTGTCGCTGCGCGGACTGTCCAGCCCCGCGACGTCACGCCAGGGCAATCTGTTCGGCATGATCGGCATGGCGATCGCGATCGGCACGACGCTCGCGAGCCATCCGCCGGCTGACGGCGTGGCTTGGCTACTGGTCGTGCTCGGCATCGCCATCGGCGGCGGCATCGGCGCTGTCATCGCGCGGCGGGTGCCGATGACGTCAATGCCGGAGCTGGTCGCGGCCTTCCACTCGCTGGTCGGTATGGCCGCTGTGCTGGTCGCCGCCGGTGCGTTCTACGCGCCCGAAGCCTTCGACATCGGCAAGCCTGGCGCCATTCATGCCTCGAGCCTGATCGAGATGTCGCTCGGCGTCGCCATCGGCGCGCTGACCTTCACCGGCTCCGTGATCGCGTTCCTGAAGCTTTCCGCGCGCATGAGCGGTGCGCCGATCATCCTGCCCGGCCGGCACATCATCAACATCGCGCTCGCGCTGGCGCTGGTGTTCTTCATTTTCGGACTGGTGCGATCCGGCAGCGCGCTCGATTTCTGGCTGATCACCATCATCGCGCTGGTGCTGGGCGTGCTCATGATCATCCCGATTGGCGGCGCCGACATGCCGGTCGTGATCTCGATGCTGAACTCCTATTCGGGGTGGGCTGCGGCCGGCATCGGATTTACGCTCGGCAATTCGGCGCTGATCATCACCGGCGCGCTGGTCGGCTCCTCGGGCGCCATCCTGTCTTACATCATGTGCCACGCGATGAATCGCTCGTTCATCTCGGTTATCCTCGGCGGTTTCGGCGGCGAGACCGCGGCCGCGGGCGGCGGCTCTGGCGAGCAGAAGCCGGCAAAGCTCGGCTCGGCCGACGACGCCGCCTTCATCATGAAGAACGCCTCCAAGGTCATCATCGTCCCCGGCTACGGCATGGCGGTGGCGCAGGCCCAGCACGCGCTGCGCGAAATGGCCGACATGCTCAAGAAGGAAGGCGTTGAGGTGAAGTACGCGATTCACCCGGTCGCGGGCCGCATGCCCGGCCACATGAACGTGCTGCTCGCCGAAGCCAACGTGCCCTATGACGAGGTGTTCGAGCTCGAGGACATCAACTCCGAATTCGCCCAGGCTGATATCGCCTTCGTGATCGGCGCCAACGACGTCACCAACCCGGCCGCGGAAGAAGACAAGACCTCGCCGATCTACGGCATGCCGGTGCTGCAGGTCTGGAAGGCCGGTACCGTGATGTTCATCAAGCGCTCGCTGGCATCGGGCTATGCCGGCATCGACAATCCGCTATTCTACCGCGACAACACCATGATGCTCCTTGGTGACGCCAAGAAGGTCACCGAGAACATCGTCAAGGGGATGTAACGCGATCGCAGGAAGTTCATGACCGGGCTGAAATGGCTGCTCATCATCGTTTCGGCGGGTTATATCTGTGGTCTGCTCGCGCTGTTCTTCGCGCAGCGCGCCGTGCTGTTTCCTGTCCCGACGGGCGTGCGCACGTCGCCGCAAGCAGCCGGCTTCCCGGAAGCTGAAGAACATATCCTCGTCACGGCCGACGGCGAGAAGGTCATCGTCTGGCATGTTCCGGCCAAACCTGGACGTCCGGTCGTCCTTTATTTCCACGGCAATGGCGATTTTCTCGCCGGCTTCTTCGGCCGCTTTCGCGGCTTGATCGCCGACGGGATAGGGATCGTCGCGTTGTCCTATCGTGGCTATGCCGGTTCGAGCGGGCGACCGAGCGAGCAGGGATTGCTGCAGGACGCCGCGGCGGCCTATGCCTTCACGGCAGCGCGATACAGCCCGGACAAAATCGTTGCATGGGGAGTCTCGCTTGGCACCGGCGTTGCAGTGGTGCTGGCAGGCGAACAGCCGGTCGGAAAGCTGATCCTGGAATCGCCTTATACTTCCATTGTGGACGTCGCCGCGTCGGCGTTCTGGTTCGCGCCGGTGCGGCTATTCATGCGTGATCGGTTTCACTCCGACCAGCACATCGCGCGGATCAGGGTTCCGCTGCTTGTGATGCATGGCGCGCTCGATCCCACGATACCCGTTGCTTTTGGCGAACGGCTGTTCGCGCTGGCGAACGAGCCGAAACGGTTTGTCCGCCTCGCCCGGGGAGGTCACAACGATCTGGACAATTTCGGCGCGATTGAAATCGCGCGGAATTTCATCAATCTTGCGAAGGGGTGGTCGCTGCATGGACGGGCCTATCTTCCGTCCACGAACCGGTTGGGAACATGAGCGCACATGGACCGATGCCACGATCGGCCTGGATATTCCCGGCGCTGGCGATGCTGCTGTTTGCCGCGGCCACCGGCTTCGGGCTCAACTTTACGCCGTCAGTTGGCGGGTTTTTGTTCGCGGCCGCTCTGCTGGCGATCCTGTTCGGCACCGTGTTCGCAGCCGTGCATCATGCCGAGGTGATCGCCGAGCGAATCGGCGAACCCTACGGCACGCTGCTGTTGACGCTTGCCGTCACCGTCATCGAGGTCGCGCTGATTGCGACCATCATGCTCGGCGAAAAGCCGCAGCCGGCGCTGGCGCGCGACACCGTGTTTGCGGTGGTGATGATCGTGTGCAACGGCCTCGTGGGCCTGTGTATCTTCATCGGGGGCCTGCGTTACCGCGAGCAGGATTTCCAGGTCTCCGGTGCCAACCTTTATCTTAGCGTGCTGTTCGTGCTGTCGACGATTACGCTAATCATGCCCAATTATACGCTGACGGCGCCGGGGCCGATCTATTCGGCGGCGCAGCTTGGCTTTGTGGACCTGGTCACGCTCATGCTCTACGGCGTGTTCCTTTATACCCAGACGATCCGGCACAGTGATTATTTCATCAAGGAAGGCGGCGGTGCTGCCACCAAAACCTCATCCCTGTCGAACCGGATGCTGGCGCTCAGCGTCGCGCTGCTGCTTATCTCCCTACTCGCCGTGGTGCTTCTGGCGAAGAAATTTTCGGTGGTGGTCGACGTCGTGACCGCGATGATCGGCGCCCACCGGCGTTCGCCGGCGTGCTGGTCGCGATCCTCATCCTGCTCCCGGAGGGGGTCACCGCTATCGCAGCTGCGCGCAACAACGATCTGCAGAAGAGCATCAATCTCGCGCTCGGATCATCGCTGGCGACCATCGGGCTAACTATTCCCGCCGTCGGCCTGGCCACCTACGTGCTCGACAAGGAACTTGTGCTCGGGCTCAACGGTCAGGGCATGGTGTTGCTGTTGCTCACGTTCTTCCTGAGCATTCTCACCTTCGGCACCGGCCGCACCAACATCCTGTTCGGACTGCTGCATATGGTGGTGTTTGCTGTGTTCGTGTTTATGGTGTTCGTGCCGTAATCGGAGAAGAATGAAATGCTTGCCGCCAAATCCGACATTCAGGTCGACACATCAGAAGTCCGCGTCACCGAATGGCGG
This genomic window contains:
- a CDS encoding NAD(P)(+) transhydrogenase (Re/Si-specific) subunit beta; the encoded protein is MNANLAALLYLVAGVLFILSLRGLSSPATSRQGNLFGMIGMAIAIGTTLASHPPADGVAWLLVVLGIAIGGGIGAVIARRVPMTSMPELVAAFHSLVGMAAVLVAAGAFYAPEAFDIGKPGAIHASSLIEMSLGVAIGALTFTGSVIAFLKLSARMSGAPIILPGRHIINIALALALVFFIFGLVRSGSALDFWLITIIALVLGVLMIIPIGGADMPVVISMLNSYSGWAAAGIGFTLGNSALIITGALVGSSGAILSYIMCHAMNRSFISVILGGFGGETAAAGGGSGEQKPAKLGSADDAAFIMKNASKVIIVPGYGMAVAQAQHALREMADMLKKEGVEVKYAIHPVAGRMPGHMNVLLAEANVPYDEVFELEDINSEFAQADIAFVIGANDVTNPAAEEDKTSPIYGMPVLQVWKAGTVMFIKRSLASGYAGIDNPLFYRDNTMMLLGDAKKVTENIVKGM
- a CDS encoding alpha/beta hydrolase — protein: MTGLKWLLIIVSAGYICGLLALFFAQRAVLFPVPTGVRTSPQAAGFPEAEEHILVTADGEKVIVWHVPAKPGRPVVLYFHGNGDFLAGFFGRFRGLIADGIGIVALSYRGYAGSSGRPSEQGLLQDAAAAYAFTAARYSPDKIVAWGVSLGTGVAVVLAGEQPVGKLILESPYTSIVDVAASAFWFAPVRLFMRDRFHSDQHIARIRVPLLVMHGALDPTIPVAFGERLFALANEPKRFVRLARGGHNDLDNFGAIEIARNFINLAKGWSLHGRAYLPSTNRLGT